One segment of Erigeron canadensis isolate Cc75 chromosome 2, C_canadensis_v1, whole genome shotgun sequence DNA contains the following:
- the LOC122589824 gene encoding putative glycosyltransferase 7 codes for MTHDPPEPTFYDDPKLTYTIEKPIKTWDEKRREWLRLHPSYLPGLENRVMLVTGSQSTACQNPIGDHLLLRYFKNKVDYCRIHGYDIFYNNVLFHPKMFTYWAKIPTVRAAMLAHPEAEWIWWVDADAVFTDMDFKLPLQRYKNYNFVVHGWPDLIFEKKSWTSLNAGVFLIRNSQWALDFMDVWSGMGPQTPNYERWGEILRETCKDKFFPESDDQTGLVYLLLKEKEKWADKVYIEDKYYFEGYWMEIVERLENITKKYIEIERKAGELRRRHAEKVREGYSALWEQYLEGEWRRPFMTHFTGCQPCSGTHNELYSRQKCWDAMQKVLNFADNQVLRSYGFVHSSLGDSSSVVPLPFDYPA; via the coding sequence atgacccatgacccacccgAACCAACATTTTATGACGACCCGAAATTAACCTACACTATAGAAAAGCCTATAAAAACATGGGATGAAAAAAGACGAGAATGGCTACGTCTCCATCCATCATATTTACCCGGTTTAGAAAACCGGGTCATGTTAGTAACCGGTTCGCAATCCACCGCGTGTCAAAACCCAATTGGAGATCATTTGTTACTAAGATATTTCAAAAACAAAGTGGATTATTGTCGGATACACGGGTACGATATTTTCTACAACAATGTGTTATTTCATCCAAAAATGTTCACTTATTGGGCTAAAATCCCAACGGTTCGGGCCGCAATGTTGGCCCACCCAGAAGCAGAATGGATCTGGTGGGTTGACGCGGATGCTGTTTTTACTGACATGGATTTTAAGTTGCCATTACAACGTTACAAAAATTACAACTTTGTAGTGCACGGTTGGCCCGATTtgatctttgagaaaaaaaGTTGGACTAGTTTAAATGCGGGAGTATTCTTGATCCGAAATAGCCAATGGGCTCTTGACTTTATGGATGTATGGTCGGGTATGGGTCCTCAAACACCGAATTATGAAAGATGGGGAGAAATACTAAGAGAAACTTGTAAAGACAAGTTTTTCCCCGAATCCGATGATCAAACGGGTTTGGTTTATTTATTactgaaagaaaaagaaaaatgggcTGATAAGGTGTATATTGAAGATAAGTATTATTTCGAGGGGTATTGGATGGAAATTGTGGAAAGGTTAGAAAACATAACGAAGAAATATATCGAAATTGAGAGAAAGGCGGGCGAGTTAAGAAGAAGGCACGCTGAGAAGGTGAGGGAGGGGTATTCCGCGCTATGGGAACAATATTTAGAAGGAGAATGGAGACGGCCGTTTATGACTCATTTCACGGGGTGCCAACCGTGTAGCGGTACGCATAATGAGTTGTATTCTAGGCAAAAGTGTTGGGATGCTATGCAAAAGGTGTTGAACTTTGCTGATAATCAAGTATTGCGTAGCTATGGGTTTGTGCATTCGAGTTTGGGTGATTCAAGTTCGGTTGTGCCATTGCCTTTTGACTATCCTGCTTAA
- the LOC122588984 gene encoding galactomannan galactosyltransferase 1-like produces the protein MKSPEIFQSQFQIPVRNNGRRSPLPSASDAFLFFSGAVAALLLVWTFSTFSNSQPQTTNTFETQISEPKLPVTDDVSCDASSYNGFNLHYDPLDPNFYDDPSFGYALDKPVKNWDEKRKEWLKQHPSFQSGLEERVLVISGSQSGPCRNPIGDHLLLRFFKNKVDYCRRHGYDIFYNNVLLHPKMHTYWAKIPTVRAAMLAHPEAEWIWWVDSDAAFTDMDFKLPLQRYKNHNFVVHGWPELIYQKKSWTSLNAGVFLIRNSQWSLDFMDVWSSMGPQTPNYEKWGEILRETCKDKFFPESDDQTGLVYLLLKEKEKWGDKVYVEGEYYFEGYWLEIVETLENITNIYNGIERKVRELRRRHGEKVSERYAAIWDEYLKDAGYGKFSWRRPFITHFTGCQPCSGKHHQMYSGQSCWDAMQKVLNYADNQVLRNYGFLHRDLLDSASVSPLPFDYPNVII, from the coding sequence atgaagTCCCCTGAAATATTTCAGTCACAGTTTCAAATCCCGGTGAGAAACAATGGCCGCCGGTCGCCGTTACCGTCAGCTTCCgatgcttttttgtttttctccgGCGCCGTCGCTGCTTTGTTGCTAGTTTGGACGTTTTCTACTTTTTCAAATTCTCAACCTCAGACAACAAATACTTTCGAGACACAAATTTCTGAGCCTAAATTGCCTGTCACGGATGACGTCAGCTGTGATGCTAGTAGTTACAACGGTTTTAACCTCCATTATGACCCACTCGACCCGAATTTCTATGATGACCCGAGTTTTGGGTACGCTTTAGACAAGCCTGTAAAAAACTGggatgagaaaagaaaagaatggtTGAAACAACATCCGTCATTTCAGTCCGGGTTGGAGGAACGGGTTTTGGTGATATCCGGGTCACAATCCGGGCCATGTAGAAACCCGATTGGGGATCATTTGTTGTTAAGGTTTTTTAAGAATAAAGTGGATTATTGTCGGAGACATGGgtatgatattttttataataatgtgTTACTTCATCCTAAAATGCATACTTACTGGGCTAAAATCCCAACGGTTCGGGCCGCAATGTTGGCCCACCCGGAAGCTGAGTGGATATGGTGGGTTGATTCGGATGCTGCTTTTACTGATATGGATTTTAAATTACCGTTGCAAcgttataaaaatcataattttgtcGTCCACGGTTGGCCCGAATTGATCTATCAGAAAAAAAGTTGGACTAGTTTAAATGCGGGTGTATTTTTGATCCGAAATAGCCAATGGTCTCTTGATTTTATGGATGTTTGGTCGAGTATGGGTCCGCAAACTCCGAATTATGAAAAATGGGGCGAAATATTGAGAGAAACTTGTAAAGACAAGTTTTTCCCTGAATCGGATGATCAAACGGGTttggtttatttattattgaaagaaaaagaaaaatggggTGACAAGGTTTATGTAGAAGGTGAGTATTATTTCGAAGGATATTGGTTGGAAATTGTGGAGACTTTAGAAAACATAACGAACATATATAACGGAATCGAGAGAAAGGTGCGCGAGTTAAGAAGGCGGCATGGTGAGAAAGTGAGTGAACGTTATGCCGCGATTTGGGATGAGTATTTGAAAGATGCGGGGTATGGGAAGTTTAGTTGGCGAAGGCCGTTTATAACGCATTTTACAGGGTGTCAACCATGTAGCGGAAAGCATCATCAGATGTATTCGGGTCAGTCTTGTTGGGACGCGATGCAAAAAGTGTTGAATTATGCGGATAATCAAGTGTTGCGAAATTATGGGTTTCTTCATCGTGATTTGCTTGATTCGGCTTCGGTTTCTCCTTTGCCGTTTGATTACCCAAATGTGATAATTTGA
- the LOC122588158 gene encoding uncharacterized protein LOC122588158 has translation MVNWIMTCVTSTKFSICLNGTVHGYFRGGGGLRQGDSISAYLFTLVIEAFNLIMSKNIEESKEYQFHFGCKELKLSHMCFADDLLALCKESVEYVKCLGVPLLAKRLRVGDYRVLIDRLFKRFLWNSGDSAQGKAIVAWNNVCKPKKQGGLGLKDMKNWNEVLLVRQLWKILEDTNSLWAKWVNVVKLKGKYIWTVEADKQDSWG, from the exons ATGGTAAACTGGATCATGACTTGTGTTACATCAACTAAGTTCTCTATATGCTTAAATGGAACAGTGCATGGCTATTTTAGAGGAGGCGGAGGATTGAGACAAGGGGATTCAATTTCCGCATACTTGTTTACATTGGTAATTGAGGCTTTTAATCTAATTATGAGCAAAAATATTGAAGAATCTAAGGAGTATCAATTTCATTTTGGGTGTAAGGAACTAAAATTGTCACATATGTGTTTTGCTGATGACCTTTTAGCGCTATGCAAAGAAAGTGTTGAATATGTGAAG TGCTTAGGAGTTCCTCTATTAGCTAAGAGATTGAGAGTTGGAGACTACAGAGTGCTTATTGATaga cttttcaaaagatttttatGGAATTCTGGTGATTCTGCACAAGGAAAAGCAATAGTAGCATGGAATAATGTGTGCAAACCTAAAAAGCAGGGTGGGTTAGGTTTGAAGGATATGAAGAATTGGAATGAGGTATTGTTAGTAAGACAGCTTTGGAAAATTTTAGAGGATACAAATTCTCTCTGGGCTAAGTGGGTAAATGTGGTCAAATTAAAAGGGAAATACATTTGGACTGTTGAAGCTGATAAACAAGACAGTTGGGGTTGA